CGCCCGCTCCATGTCCTCCAGGCGCCTGCGGCCCGGGGCGTTGAGCGGCACGTCCTTCTTGAGCGCCGCCGTCTCCGAGCTCACGTGGTCCAGGTTGGAGACGATATAGGCCAGCGGGTTGTTGATTTCATGGCCCACGCCCGCGGCCAGCGTGCCCACCGCCACCATCTTCCCGGCCTGCACCAGCTGCGACTGGGCCTGGCGCAGGGCGCGCAGGTTCTCGTCCAGCTCGCGGTTGGCCTGGGCCAGCTCGCGCGTGCGCTCGTCCACCCGCGCCTCCAGCCAGCGCTCGCGCCGCTTGAGCCGGCCCACCCGCAGCACGTACCCGCCCATGGCCAGCGCCGCCACGCTCAGCGAGCACAGCGCGTAGAACCACAGCGTCTCGTGGAAGCGCGGAATGACCGTCAGCTCCACCACCGGGCCTGGATCCGTCCACACCCCGTCCCGGTTGGCCGCCGTCACCATGAAGCGGTAGTCGCCCGGGGGCAGGTGCGTATACGAGACGGCGCGCCGGTCCTCGGCGTCCACCCAGTCCTCGTCGTGGCCCATCAGCCGGTAGCGCAGCGGCGGCCGCGTGGAGTCCCCCAGCGACAGCGCGGTGAAGCGGAACTCCACGTCCCGCTGCCCCGGCTCCAGCATCAGCCTGCCGGCGAGCGGCACCGGCCGGCCCTGCACCCGCACCTCCTCCAGGCGCGGCTGGGCCAGCGGCCGGTGCACCACCAGCTTCGCCGGGTCCACCGACACCAGGCCCCGCAGCGTGGGAAACCACAGCCGCCCCTCTCGCGTGCGCCAGCCCGAGGGGAACATGCCCCCGCTGCACTCGGCGCTGCGCATGCCGTCGCGCCGGTCGAAGAGCAGCGGCCGCACCCTGGCGCGCTGGCCGTTGGCCACCTCCTCCAGCTCGTGCCGCGGCACGCGGGAGATGCCCCGGTTGCAGCTCATCCACAGGGAGCCCTCGGCGTCCTCGAGGATGCGGAAGACGGCGTCGTCCGCCAGGCCCTGCGCGGTGGTGAAGCGGGTGAAGCGTCCGCCGCGCACCAGCGTGAGGCCCGTGCTCGAGCCCACCCACACGCCACCGCGGGGGTCCGCGTACACGTCCACCACCCGGTTGCCGGCCAGCCCATCCGCCGTCGTGTACTGGGTGAAGGTGCCGCCGGCCGGCAGCCGGTACAGCCCCCCGAAGGAGCCGAACCAGAGCGTGCCCTCGGCGTCCTCGGCGATGGAGACGACGGGCTCCTTGGGACCTCCCTGCTCCGGGCCGAAGTGCGTGAAGGTGCCCTCGCGCAGCCGGCTCAGCCCCGTGAGCGTGCCGAACCACACGTCCCCGCGCGAGTCGGCGAAGAGGGAGAAGAGCAGCTCGTCCGGCAGCCCCTGCTCGAGGCCCACCCGGTTGAAGCTCCGGCCGTCATAGCGGTAGGCGCCCGAGGAGGTGCCCACCCACAGCTGGCCATCCCGGCCCTCGGCGAGCGCGCGCAGGTTGCCCGAGGGCAGGCCCTCCGCCGGGCCGAAGCGCGTGAGCTCCCCGTCCTTCAGACGCGTCAGCCCGCCCGCGTGCGCGCCCACCCACAGCGCTCCCTGCCGGTCCTCCAGCACCACCGAGACGAGGTCATCGCCCAGGCCCTCGGGCTGGCCGAAGGGGACGAAGGGCGCGTCGCGCAGCCGGTTGAGGCCCCCCGACGTCGTGCCCACCCAGAGCGAGCCCTCCCGGTCCTCCAGCAACGACAGCACACCCGTGCCGGACAGGCCCTCGCGCGGCCCGAGCACCGCCACGGCGCCGTCGAACAGGCGCATCAAGCCCCCCTCCTGGGTGCCCACCCACAGGTTGCCGTCCCGGTCCTCCGCGAGCGCCCGCACCTTGTTGTCCGGCAGCCCGTCGCGCGTGGTGAGGAGCCGGCCGCGGTCGCCCTGGAAGCGCACCAGGCCCACCTCCGTGCCCACCCACAGCGTGCCGTCATGGCCCTCCAGCAGCGCGTGCACCCCCGCCCGGTCCGCCGCG
The sequence above is drawn from the Archangium gephyra genome and encodes:
- a CDS encoding two-component regulator propeller domain-containing protein; translation: MLWRYGMHGPRMLALVMVLGLGASALALDPARRVTQYSHDAWKDAEGLPQNSVYALAQTRDGYLWVATWEGLVRFDGLHFTVYDQRNTPELHDEYIEALAEDVAGTLWVGTARGLVAYREGRFHRVDLKAGPGEVEVDALTPGTDGGMWVGTHDGLFHIRYGESRRHGTEEGLPSVKVHALLRDHAGVLWVGTERGLARLSGEKVEPVRLPGAADRAGVHALLEGHDGTLWVGTEVGLVRFQGDRGRLLTTRDGLPDNKVRALAEDRDGNLWVGTQEGGLMRLFDGAVAVLGPREGLSGTGVLSLLEDREGSLWVGTTSGGLNRLRDAPFVPFGQPEGLGDDLVSVVLEDRQGALWVGAHAGGLTRLKDGELTRFGPAEGLPSGNLRALAEGRDGQLWVGTSSGAYRYDGRSFNRVGLEQGLPDELLFSLFADSRGDVWFGTLTGLSRLREGTFTHFGPEQGGPKEPVVSIAEDAEGTLWFGSFGGLYRLPAGGTFTQYTTADGLAGNRVVDVYADPRGGVWVGSSTGLTLVRGGRFTRFTTAQGLADDAVFRILEDAEGSLWMSCNRGISRVPRHELEEVANGQRARVRPLLFDRRDGMRSAECSGGMFPSGWRTREGRLWFPTLRGLVSVDPAKLVVHRPLAQPRLEEVRVQGRPVPLAGRLMLEPGQRDVEFRFTALSLGDSTRPPLRYRLMGHDEDWVDAEDRRAVSYTHLPPGDYRFMVTAANRDGVWTDPGPVVELTVIPRFHETLWFYALCSLSVAALAMGGYVLRVGRLKRRERWLEARVDERTRELAQANRELDENLRALRQAQSQLVQAGKMVAVGTLAAGVGHEINNPLAYIVSNLDHVSSETAALKKDVPLNAPGRRRLEDMERALSEARHGADRVRRIVQDLKTFSRGDEELRGPVDLHAVLDSAAKLASNELTPRARLVKSYGDSGWVDGNESRLAQVFLNLIINSAQALPEGQAASHEVRLVTRVEGERVVAEVSDTGCGIPPEVIGRIFDPFFTTKPVGVGTGLGLALCHRFITAMGGEIAVESEAGKGTVVRVTLRAAAAPVGQQQFQGVRPMQQEQEGARVRGRVMIVDDDVMVSSALRRTLAREHDVEVVTSSRQALELLKGPKGAEVDVVLCDLMMPDLTGMELHADLVTSAPAVARRMVFVTGGAFTPAARTFMETVQNARVDKPFDPQQLREQVRDWVVKARSGEAGQAA